A region of Candidatus Obscuribacterales bacterium DNA encodes the following proteins:
- the gvpA gene encoding gas vesicle structural protein GvpA has protein sequence MAVEKVNSSSSLAEVIDRILDKGIVIDAWVRVSLVGIELLAIEARVVIASVETYLKYAEAVGLTSQAAVPA, from the coding sequence ATGGCTGTTGAAAAGGTAAACTCCTCCTCTAGCTTGGCTGAAGTAATCGACCGTATCCTCGACAAAGGGATCGTGATTGATGCTTGGGTTCGTGTGTCCTTGGTCGGTATTGAACTCCTGGCAATTGAAGCCCGGGTTGTGATTGCTTCGGTTGAAACCTACCTGAAGTACGCTGAAGCCGTGGGTCTAACCTCCCAAGCCGCTGTTCCTGCATAG
- the gvpC gene encoding gas vesicle protein GvpC, producing the protein MNSLRDSWLELRQRRQQELAQRRQDVRQTLDTFQSDRQTQAAQLRQDLSLFQLQLQQETQAFLNQASQQRQLQAQQLFQELHNFTQALQRQTAEFLSQTASNRLLQAEELKRFLSEFRGQLSHTVAAMLETLQQTRALNREQLRAELSAYVTALQSDVQCYLAELEVMRGDRAQAVQQMLNTSRELRLADVEALFHEFAAFRTELAAYCADLRQAVWGTGGSEPAPAPVAAPAPAAQPRFFTRSAAPAPAAPPTPPPAAPAPAVPAPAAAPSPPPVMQAPPAPVAAPPIVYAPPAQVSPFDETVAEPAPPSVPDAPSPKDLASSIYALIRQRHGARLPEIEEELSINRFQAVDALRLLIREGVVTQRDRVYLVQEEASL; encoded by the coding sequence ATGAATTCGTTGCGAGATTCGTGGTTAGAGCTACGGCAAAGACGTCAGCAAGAGTTAGCCCAACGGCGGCAAGATGTTCGGCAAACCCTCGATACATTTCAAAGCGATCGCCAAACCCAAGCGGCCCAACTCCGTCAAGACCTCAGTCTCTTCCAGCTTCAGCTTCAGCAAGAAACCCAGGCGTTTCTAAACCAGGCTAGTCAGCAGCGTCAGCTTCAAGCGCAGCAGCTTTTCCAAGAGCTACACAACTTTACTCAAGCGCTGCAGCGTCAGACCGCAGAATTTTTATCTCAGACCGCGAGCAATCGCCTCTTGCAGGCCGAAGAACTCAAACGGTTTCTGTCGGAGTTTCGTGGCCAACTCAGCCATACCGTTGCTGCGATGCTGGAAACTTTGCAGCAGACCCGCGCCTTAAACCGCGAACAACTGCGGGCAGAGCTCTCCGCCTATGTAACGGCGTTGCAGTCTGATGTGCAGTGCTATTTGGCAGAACTAGAGGTGATGCGGGGCGATCGCGCTCAAGCGGTGCAGCAAATGCTCAACACCAGCCGTGAACTACGGCTCGCTGATGTGGAGGCGCTGTTCCATGAATTTGCCGCCTTCCGCACCGAGCTAGCTGCCTACTGTGCTGACCTCCGGCAAGCGGTTTGGGGAACGGGCGGCTCTGAGCCAGCACCCGCTCCGGTTGCTGCTCCGGCACCGGCCGCTCAACCCAGATTTTTCACCCGATCTGCTGCGCCTGCGCCCGCTGCACCACCTACCCCACCGCCTGCTGCACCGGCACCGGCAGTGCCTGCACCTGCGGCAGCACCTAGCCCGCCACCGGTCATGCAGGCTCCTCCGGCACCCGTCGCTGCGCCTCCCATCGTCTATGCACCACCGGCTCAGGTATCTCCCTTTGATGAAACCGTGGCAGAGCCTGCACCGCCCAGCGTTCCTGATGCCCCTAGTCCCAAGGACTTGGCCAGCAGCATTTATGCGCTGATTCGGCAGCGGCACGGTGCACGGCTACCGGAAATTGAGGAAGAGCTAAGCATTAATCGCTTTCAGGCTGTCGATGCGCTTCGCCTTTTGATTCGAGAAGGCGTTGTCACCCAGCGCGATCGCGTCTATTTAGTACAAGAGGAAGCTAGCCTGTGA
- the gvpN gene encoding gas vesicle protein GvpN: MTTVLQARPRRFVSTPSIERVATRALRYLQSGYPVHLRGPAGTGKTTLALHLADLISRPIMLLFGDDEFKTSDLIGNQLGYTRKKVVDNFIHSVVKMEDELRHNWVDSRLTLACREGFTLVYDEFNRSRPEVNNVLLSALEEKLLVLPPNGNRTEYIRVDPNFRAIFTSNPEEYCGVHDTQDALLDRMITINIPEPDELTQQEIVVHKTGIDRLSASLIVKLVRAFRASTGAVNSSGLRPCLMIAKVCFEHEIEVVTTSEEFRDICQDMLLSRTDGSLADATQALWEVFNSLICGDTTITIPVGAPGQLPVSDRPEADAIAQSSAIADPFESAAMQDPVLDEPVSSALPAPATSVAEDVVDQSTAEDLAQPENPLPPKSPSLDDLSSDLAVEEPVDQAAIADPTPFVADVYAYFQEVEAARPSDVEAALGINRVQSVNALRSLLAKGFLAKQSTGDATSIYRLSDLSRDRLPLTDLS; this comes from the coding sequence GTGACCACTGTTCTCCAAGCCCGGCCCCGGCGATTTGTTTCTACCCCGTCCATTGAGCGCGTCGCGACCCGCGCCTTGCGCTACCTACAATCAGGCTATCCGGTGCATCTACGGGGCCCTGCCGGCACCGGTAAAACCACCCTTGCCTTGCACCTGGCAGATTTGATCAGTCGCCCAATCATGCTGCTATTTGGCGATGATGAGTTTAAAACCTCTGACCTGATTGGCAACCAGCTCGGCTATACCCGCAAAAAAGTGGTGGATAACTTTATCCACAGTGTCGTCAAGATGGAAGACGAACTGCGCCACAACTGGGTTGATTCGCGCCTCACCCTGGCTTGCCGTGAAGGCTTCACCTTGGTGTATGACGAATTTAACCGATCGCGCCCGGAGGTAAATAACGTTCTTCTGTCGGCGTTGGAAGAAAAGCTTTTGGTGCTGCCGCCCAATGGCAACCGCACGGAATATATTCGGGTTGATCCTAACTTCCGCGCTATCTTTACCTCTAACCCTGAGGAATATTGCGGGGTACACGATACCCAGGATGCTCTTTTGGATCGGATGATTACCATCAACATCCCCGAGCCTGATGAGCTAACGCAACAAGAAATTGTTGTCCATAAAACCGGCATCGATCGCTTGAGTGCTTCGTTGATTGTCAAGTTGGTGCGGGCGTTCCGCGCTAGCACTGGAGCCGTGAATTCTTCAGGACTACGTCCTTGCTTGATGATTGCCAAAGTTTGCTTTGAGCATGAGATCGAGGTTGTCACAACCAGCGAAGAATTCCGCGATATCTGTCAAGACATGCTGCTGTCGCGTACGGATGGTTCGCTGGCAGATGCCACCCAGGCGCTATGGGAGGTGTTCAATAGCCTGATCTGTGGTGATACCACGATCACCATACCGGTTGGAGCTCCCGGCCAATTGCCCGTTAGCGATCGCCCTGAAGCCGACGCAATCGCCCAATCGAGCGCGATCGCTGACCCGTTTGAGTCTGCGGCTATGCAAGATCCTGTTTTGGATGAACCCGTATCGTCCGCCCTGCCCGCCCCCGCAACCTCCGTGGCTGAGGATGTGGTAGACCAGTCCACCGCAGAGGATCTGGCGCAGCCGGAGAACCCCTTGCCCCCAAAGTCTCCAAGCCTAGACGATCTGTCCAGCGACCTAGCGGTCGAGGAACCCGTTGATCAAGCAGCGATCGCAGATCCAACGCCCTTTGTGGCAGATGTCTATGCTTATTTCCAAGAGGTAGAAGCGGCCCGTCCGTCGGACGTCGAAGCGGCCTTGGGTATCAACCGTGTCCAGTCGGTGAATGCGTTGCGATCGCTCCTCGCAAAGGGCTTTCTCGCCAAGCAGAGCACCGGTGATGCTACGTCGATCTACCGTCTCAGCGATCTATCCCGTGATAGACTGCCCCTGACTGACTTGTCTTGA
- a CDS encoding gas vesicle protein, which translates to MNATPARTTNSQRTITTSTQGSTLADVLERVLDKGIVIAGDISVSVGSTELLSIRIRLLISSVDKAREIGINWWESDPFLSGQARQLMETNQELQARLEDLENELKSLKAAPVTSDARID; encoded by the coding sequence ATGAACGCTACCCCCGCACGCACTACCAACTCCCAGCGCACAATTACCACCTCAACTCAGGGATCAACCTTAGCGGATGTTTTAGAGCGGGTGTTGGACAAGGGCATCGTGATTGCAGGCGATATCTCCGTCTCCGTTGGATCAACTGAACTCCTCAGCATTCGGATTCGCCTGCTGATCTCGTCCGTCGATAAAGCTCGTGAAATTGGCATCAATTGGTGGGAAAGCGATCCCTTCCTGAGTGGCCAGGCCCGTCAGCTCATGGAAACGAACCAAGAGCTGCAGGCGCGGCTAGAGGATTTGGAAAATGAGTTGAAATCCCTCAAGGCTGCTCCAGTTACATCTGATGCTCGGATAGACTAG
- a CDS encoding gas vesicle protein K: MTSSDLPFQPAPEELLIKPSFSSGSSSDAGLAPLLLTVIELVRQLMEAQVIRRMEAGELSDRDLERAADSIRQLEEQVLKLCDFFDVDPADLNLDLGEFGTLLPKDNSYYPGESSANPSILELLDRLLHTGVVVEGDVNLGLADLNLIQAKLRLVLTSRPLSSSPAPTLREQASLGPAKDP; the protein is encoded by the coding sequence ATGACTTCCTCAGATCTACCGTTTCAACCTGCTCCTGAGGAACTCCTCATCAAGCCGTCCTTTTCGTCGGGCAGTTCATCGGATGCCGGCCTGGCTCCGCTCTTGCTAACGGTCATTGAGCTGGTGCGTCAGCTCATGGAAGCTCAGGTGATCCGCCGCATGGAGGCTGGAGAATTGAGCGATCGCGACCTAGAGCGGGCCGCCGACAGCATCCGCCAACTGGAAGAACAGGTGCTGAAGCTGTGTGATTTCTTTGACGTTGATCCTGCCGACCTCAACCTTGATCTGGGCGAATTTGGCACCTTGTTGCCCAAGGATAATAGCTACTATCCCGGTGAGTCGTCGGCCAACCCCTCGATCCTAGAACTCCTCGATCGCCTGCTCCATACTGGTGTTGTCGTGGAAGGGGATGTGAACCTAGGTCTCGCTGACCTGAACTTGATTCAAGCCAAACTGCGCCTAGTGCTGACCTCGCGTCCCCTATCCAGTTCGCCTGCTCCAACCCTTCGAGAGCAAGCCAGCCTGGGGCCAGCGAAAGATCCTTAA
- a CDS encoding GvpL/GvpF family gas vesicle protein: MGYGLYLYGIFPYPGPRNLELVGLDQQPVQAYRIDSFTFLYSEAQQERYLASRRNLLGHERVLEQAMESGYRTLLPLRFGLIIEDWTAVEAQLIIPHAAGLKTLLERLDGQREVGIKVYWETATELESLMAEHEDLRAERDRLMGKSLSMEQVIQIGQAIDEAMGDRKQAVIKTFQDALNPLAAEVVENDPLTDTMIYNAAYLIPWDDEPAFGDRVEELDQTFDDRLRIRYNNFTAPFNFAQLDTLN; the protein is encoded by the coding sequence ATGGGATACGGTCTTTATTTATATGGCATCTTTCCATATCCTGGCCCGCGCAACTTAGAGCTAGTTGGGCTGGATCAACAACCGGTTCAGGCATATCGCATTGATTCCTTCACTTTCTTATATTCTGAAGCGCAGCAAGAGCGCTATTTGGCCAGCCGCCGCAATCTCTTAGGCCATGAGCGGGTGCTGGAACAAGCGATGGAAAGTGGTTATCGTACCCTGTTGCCCCTCCGCTTCGGTTTGATTATTGAAGACTGGACGGCAGTGGAAGCGCAGTTGATTATCCCTCACGCCGCTGGTCTGAAGACGCTGCTAGAGCGGCTAGACGGTCAGCGGGAGGTGGGTATCAAGGTCTATTGGGAAACGGCTACGGAGCTGGAATCGCTGATGGCCGAGCATGAGGATCTACGGGCAGAGCGCGATCGCCTCATGGGTAAATCGCTGAGCATGGAGCAGGTGATCCAAATTGGTCAGGCAATTGATGAAGCCATGGGCGATCGCAAGCAGGCGGTGATCAAAACCTTCCAGGATGCGCTCAATCCCCTCGCCGCTGAGGTTGTCGAAAACGATCCGCTCACCGATACCATGATCTACAATGCTGCCTATTTAATTCCTTGGGATGACGAACCCGCCTTTGGCGATCGCGTGGAAGAGCTGGATCAAACCTTTGACGATCGGCTACGCATTCGCTACAACAACTTCACTGCGCCTTTTAACTTTGCTCAGCTTGATACGTTGAATTAA
- a CDS encoding gas vesicle protein GvpG translates to MFFDLLISPITAPLKGLSWIGEKILEQADTQLDDTENLKKQLLELQLRFDMGDLEEEEFELQEEELLLAIQAMEDEARRNAAEDDEE, encoded by the coding sequence ATGTTTTTTGATCTGCTCATATCTCCCATTACGGCTCCCCTGAAGGGTCTGTCCTGGATTGGCGAGAAAATTCTAGAACAGGCAGACACCCAGCTCGACGATACCGAGAATTTGAAAAAGCAACTGTTAGAACTGCAGTTGCGGTTTGATATGGGTGATCTTGAGGAAGAGGAGTTTGAACTGCAAGAAGAGGAATTGCTGCTGGCGATTCAAGCCATGGAAGATGAAGCGCGACGCAATGCAGCAGAGGATGATGAGGAATAG